The proteins below are encoded in one region of Anguilla anguilla isolate fAngAng1 chromosome 3, fAngAng1.pri, whole genome shotgun sequence:
- the LOC118223466 gene encoding CD209 antigen-like protein C isoform X2: MESNETGNTEITFSRLDQEEFFPKDVEKNNMADSLEARNRNLSASMFSLQQELAANGGCIWTRHLGRAYYFSSQRMNWMQSRDYCISKGATLVIIKSEQKQSFLLANIRETHWIGLSDLRTEGQWHWVDDTPISPTEIQFWHTRPNGEHEPDNWTGGGDPTGEDCAALGYSGGNLEEWFDASCTVQKRFVCEK; this comes from the exons ATGGAGTCCAACGAAACTGGAAATACAGAAATTACTTTCTCCCGCCTGGACCAGGAAGAGTTTTTCCCCAAAG ATGTTGAGAAGAATAACATGGCTGATTCCCTGGAGGCCAGAAACAGGAACCTCTCTGCTTCTATGTTCTCACTGCAACAGGAGCTAGCAG CAAATGGAGGGTGTATCTGGACAAGGCACCTTGGACGGGCCTACTACTTTTCCTCTCAGAGAATGAACTGGATGCAAAGTCGTGATTACTGCATCTCAAAGGGGGCAACACTGGTCATTATCAAGAGTGAACAGAAACAG AGCTTCTTGCTTGCCAACATTCGTGAGACCCACTGGATTGGGCTGAGTGATCTGCGAACTGAAGGACAGTGGCACTGGGTGGATGACACACCTATCAGTCCGACAGAAATTCA GTTTTGGCACACAAGGCCAAATGGGGAGCACGAGCCGGATAACTGGACTGGGGGCGGAGATCCGACTGGAGAAGACTGTGCAGCCTTGGGTTACTCAGGTGGAAATCTTGAAGAATGGTTTGATGCCTCCTGCACTGTACAAAAAAGatttgtgtgtgaaaaatga
- the LOC118223466 gene encoding CD209 antigen-like protein C isoform X1, with protein sequence MESNETGNTEITFSRLDQEEFFPKGTLPWPRAQIARMPHRWFKVLLVVLCFALLCGLIALGVLYVEKNNMADSLEARNRNLSASMFSLQQELAANGGCIWTRHLGRAYYFSSQRMNWMQSRDYCISKGATLVIIKSEQKQSFLLANIRETHWIGLSDLRTEGQWHWVDDTPISPTEIQFWHTRPNGEHEPDNWTGGGDPTGEDCAALGYSGGNLEEWFDASCTVQKRFVCEK encoded by the exons ATGGAGTCCAACGAAACTGGAAATACAGAAATTACTTTCTCCCGCCTGGACCAGGAAGAGTTTTTCCCCAAAG GAACTCTTCCTTGGCCGAGAGCTCAGATTGCCCGTATGCCCCACAGATGGTTCAAAGTCCTGCTGGTCGTACTTTGCTTTGCCCTGCTGTGTGGACTCATTGCTCTGGGTGTCCTCT ATGTTGAGAAGAATAACATGGCTGATTCCCTGGAGGCCAGAAACAGGAACCTCTCTGCTTCTATGTTCTCACTGCAACAGGAGCTAGCAG CAAATGGAGGGTGTATCTGGACAAGGCACCTTGGACGGGCCTACTACTTTTCCTCTCAGAGAATGAACTGGATGCAAAGTCGTGATTACTGCATCTCAAAGGGGGCAACACTGGTCATTATCAAGAGTGAACAGAAACAG AGCTTCTTGCTTGCCAACATTCGTGAGACCCACTGGATTGGGCTGAGTGATCTGCGAACTGAAGGACAGTGGCACTGGGTGGATGACACACCTATCAGTCCGACAGAAATTCA GTTTTGGCACACAAGGCCAAATGGGGAGCACGAGCCGGATAACTGGACTGGGGGCGGAGATCCGACTGGAGAAGACTGTGCAGCCTTGGGTTACTCAGGTGGAAATCTTGAAGAATGGTTTGATGCCTCCTGCACTGTACAAAAAAGatttgtgtgtgaaaaatga